From a region of the Helianthus annuus cultivar XRQ/B chromosome 5, HanXRQr2.0-SUNRISE, whole genome shotgun sequence genome:
- the LOC110940102 gene encoding GDP-mannose transporter GONST2, which yields MSTDLKLNVTINPDVKESDFNSSLEISPHGGKVNVVRRLIGGFLPHGKMPAGGILLTTERKGTNERSRSNLVTSGNDEPNVNAGEKRAHEPKVRSGPLISGAAYCLSSCSMILLNKVVLSSYAFNAGISLMFYQNLICSIIVIILGLCGAVTLEKLNWKLIKVWIPVNLIFVGMLVSGMYSLKYINIAMVTILKNMTNILTAVGELYVFRKRQNQKVWTAMFFMIISAVSGGITDLSFDATGYTWQLVNCILTASYSLTLRRIMDTAKSVTKSGSLNELSMVLLNNLLSLPFGAFLIIIFDEWTYVINADVIKIPMFWVVATLSGILGLGISFTSMWFLNQTGPTTYSLVGSLNKIPISIAGLLLFNVPLSLPNLFSILFGLFAGILFAKAKMS from the exons ATGTCAACCGACTTAAAGTTGAATGTTACAATTAATCCTGATGTCAAGGAATCAGATTTCAATTCTTCGCTTGAGATTTCACCACATGGTGGGAAGGTAAATGTGGTGCGCAGGCTCATTGGTGGTTTTCTTCCTCACGGAAAGATGCCAGCTGGCGGAATATTATTAACTACAGAACGCAAAGGAACCAATGAAAG ATCCAGAAGCAACCTTGTCACGTCTGGAAACGATGAACCCAATGTTAATGCAGGTGAAAAGAGGGCACACGAGCCAAAAGTTAGATCCGGACCGTTGATTTCTGGAGCGGCATATTGTCTATCTTCTTGCAGCATGATATTGCTTAACAAGGTTGTTCTTTCAAGTTATGCTTTCAATGCCGGAATATCATTGATGTTTTATCAG AATCTCATCTGTTCTATCATAGTTATCATTTTGGGTTTATGTGGGGCAGTTACACTAGAAAAGCTCAACTGGAAGCTGATTAAGGTGTGGATACCCGTTAATCTGATATTCGTGGGCATGCTTGTCTCAGGCATGTATAG TTTGAAGTACATAAACATTGCAATGGTCACTATCTTGAAGAACATGACAAACATATTAACAGCAGTGGGTGAACTCTATGTATTCCGTAAGCGACAAAACCAGAAAGTGTGGACCGCCATGTTTTTTATG ATCATCTCTGCTGTAAGTGGTGGTATCACAGATCTCTCATTTGATGCAACGGGCTACACATGGCAACTAGTGAATTGTATTCTAACTGCAAGCTACTCG CTTACCCTACGACGAATCATGGACACAGCAAAATCTGTGACAAAGTCTGGATCTCTGAATGAACTTTCAATGGTGTTGCTGAATAATTTGTTATCGTTACCCTTTGGCGCATTCTTGATTATCATATTTGACGAATGGACTTATGTAATCAACGC GGATGTAATAAAGATTCCCATGTTTTGGGTTGTGGCAACTCTTAGCGGGATTCTTGGACTCGGTATTAGCTTCACTTCCATGTGGTTTCTAAACCAAACCGGTCCTACCACTTACAG TTTGGTGGGCTCGCTAAACAAGATTCCCATCTCGATTGCTGGTTTACTGTTGTTTAATGTTCCACTTAGCCTGCCAAATCTTTTCAGCATACTTTTTG GTTTATTTGCGGGAATACTCTTCGCTAAGGCCAAAATGTCATAA